The Streptomyces europaeiscabiei genome window below encodes:
- a CDS encoding cation diffusion facilitator family transporter, with product MGAGHDHGHAHHAPTSGTAAAAYRGRLRIALSITLTVMVVEIVGGVLADSLALIADAAHMATDAVGLGMALLAIHFANRPATGNRTFGYARAEILAALANCLLLLGVGGYVLYEAVQRFVTPVGTAGELTVVFGAIGLVANMISLTLLMRGQKESLNVRGAFLEVAADALGSLAVIISAVVILLTGWQAADPIASLAIGLMIVPRTVKLLRETLDILLEAAPKNVDMAEVRAHILALPGVEDVHDLHAWTITSGMPVLSAHVVVSSDTLDSIGHEKVLHDLQGCIGDHFDVEHCTFQLEPSGHAEHEAKLCH from the coding sequence ATGGGGGCTGGGCACGATCACGGGCACGCGCATCACGCGCCGACCAGTGGTACGGCGGCAGCGGCGTACCGCGGACGGCTGCGGATCGCGCTGTCGATCACGCTCACCGTCATGGTGGTCGAGATCGTCGGCGGTGTTCTCGCCGATTCGCTGGCGCTCATCGCGGACGCGGCGCACATGGCGACGGACGCGGTGGGCCTCGGCATGGCACTCCTCGCGATCCACTTCGCGAACCGCCCGGCGACCGGCAACCGCACGTTCGGTTACGCCCGCGCCGAGATACTCGCGGCGCTCGCCAACTGTCTGCTGCTGCTCGGCGTCGGCGGCTATGTGCTGTACGAGGCCGTCCAGCGCTTCGTCACACCGGTCGGGACCGCGGGCGAACTGACCGTCGTGTTCGGCGCGATCGGTCTGGTCGCGAACATGATCTCGCTGACCCTGCTGATGCGGGGCCAGAAGGAGAGCCTGAACGTACGGGGTGCCTTCCTGGAGGTGGCCGCGGACGCACTGGGTTCGCTGGCGGTGATCATCTCCGCGGTGGTCATCCTGCTCACCGGCTGGCAGGCCGCCGACCCGATCGCCTCGCTGGCCATCGGCCTGATGATCGTCCCGCGCACGGTGAAGCTGCTGCGCGAGACCCTCGACATCCTGCTGGAGGCGGCGCCGAAGAACGTCGACATGGCCGAGGTACGAGCGCACATACTGGCGCTGCCGGGTGTGGAGGACGTCCACGATCTCCACGCCTGGACCATCACCTCCGGCATGCCGGTGCTCTCCGCCCATGTGGTGGTCAGCTCCGACACGCTGGACTCCATAGGCCACGAGAAGGTGCTGCACGACCTCCAGGGCTGCATCGGCGACCACTTCGACGTCGAGCACTGCACCTTCCAGCTGGAGCCGAGCGGCCACGCGGAACACGAGGCGAAGCTTTGTCACTGA
- the galE gene encoding UDP-glucose 4-epimerase GalE — MTWLITGGAGYIGAHVAKVMTDAGEQVIALDDLSSGVRGRLPERIPLIHGSALDGDLLKRVLTEHAVTGVVHLAARKQVGESVAQPTRYYQENVGALATLLEAAAGAGVERFLFSSSAAVYGNPDVDLITEDTPCAPVNPYGETKLAGEWLVRAAGRAHGIATVCLRYFNVAGAADPALADTGVFNVIPMVFDRLTRDDAPRIFGDDYPTPDGTCVRDYIHVADLADAHLAAARRLTGGATGDLTVNIGRGEGVSVRQLIDLVGEVTGDHRPALVEPRRPGDAPRAVASAARAERELGWVARREVREMVESAWAGWRLHRGL, encoded by the coding sequence ATGACATGGCTGATCACAGGCGGGGCGGGCTACATCGGCGCACACGTGGCGAAGGTCATGACCGACGCCGGCGAACAGGTCATCGCACTGGACGACCTCTCCTCAGGGGTCCGCGGCCGCCTCCCCGAGCGCATCCCCTTGATCCACGGCTCCGCCCTGGACGGCGACCTCCTCAAACGCGTCCTCACCGAGCACGCCGTGACCGGTGTGGTCCACCTCGCCGCCCGCAAGCAGGTCGGCGAGTCCGTCGCCCAGCCCACCCGCTACTACCAGGAGAACGTCGGCGCTCTCGCCACCCTCCTGGAGGCGGCGGCAGGAGCCGGGGTCGAGCGCTTCCTCTTCTCCTCCTCCGCCGCCGTCTACGGCAACCCGGACGTGGACCTCATCACCGAGGACACCCCGTGTGCCCCGGTGAACCCGTACGGCGAGACCAAGCTCGCCGGTGAATGGCTGGTCCGGGCGGCGGGCCGGGCGCACGGCATCGCGACCGTGTGCCTGCGTTACTTCAACGTGGCGGGCGCCGCCGACCCGGCCCTGGCCGACACGGGCGTCTTCAACGTCATCCCGATGGTCTTCGACCGCCTGACCCGCGACGACGCCCCGCGGATCTTCGGCGACGACTACCCGACCCCTGACGGCACCTGCGTCCGGGACTACATCCATGTCGCCGACCTCGCCGACGCGCACCTCGCGGCGGCCCGACGCCTCACCGGCGGCGCCACGGGCGACCTGACCGTGAACATCGGCCGCGGCGAGGGCGTTTCGGTCCGCCAACTCATCGACCTCGTCGGCGAGGTGACCGGCGACCACCGGCCCGCCCTCGTCGAGCCGCGCCGGCCCGGAGACGCGCCACGCGCCGTCGCCTCGGCGGCGCGGGCCGAACGGGAGCTCGGCTGGGTGGCCCGGCGGGAGGTACGCGAGATGGTCGAGTCGGCCTGGGCCGGCTGGCGGCTGCACCGGGGCCTCTGA